In the genome of Bradyrhizobium ottawaense, the window TGATCGCCTGCGATCTCCAGGACCTGGACGCCGGCGAGACGATCGCGGCGGCGCTGGCCGCTGAAGGCGTCGAGCTCGACCACCTCGTCAACAATGCTGGTTTCGGCGTGTTCGGCGACGCCATCGAGCGCGATCGCGACGAGCAGATCGGGATTGTCGATGTCAACGTGCGGGCTCTGACCGATTTGTCGCTGCGCTTCGCCGATCAACTCATCAGGAACAAGGGCGGTCTTCTCAATGTCGGCTCGGTCGCGGGCTTCCTGCCCGGCCCCGGCATGGCCGTCTATTACGCGTCCAAGGCCTACGTGATTTCCTTCACCGAAGCGCTGCGGGCCGAGCTCGCGCCGCGCGGCGTTCGGGTCACCGTGCTTTGCCCGGGTCCCGTGCCCACCGAATTCCAGGCGCGCGCCGGCGTCGGCTCCGGACATGATACGGCCCTTCTCAATGTTTCAGCCGCCGCTGTCGCGCAGGAGGCCTATCGTGGCTTGATGGCCAACAAACGGGCAGTGCTGCCTGGTCTGGGCATCAAGATTGTGCCATTTGCCCTGCGCTTCTTCCCGCGGGGCTTCATCCTGGCCGCCACCAGCCGATTCCAGAGGCAGAGGCATTAGATCTCGAAGCTCCCGTATTGGCCCGGAGCTTGCTTCGGTTTCGTTGTGTGCACGAACTCACACGAAATTAACGATCGCTTAGTTATGCTGGCGGTCTGAACCGATAGCATTCGCAAAGGCCATGTCGTTACGGACGGACAGGTTTGGTAGCGCAGAGGTGGTGCCCTTCCCGAGGAGGACGCCAGGCGCCGTCGCCTCCGAAACCCAATTGCCGGTTCTGATCATCCTGCACCAGGAATCCTCGACGCCGGGCCGTGTCGGCAATGCGCTGCGTGCGCTTGGCCATCGTCTCGACATCCGCCGTCCCCGCTTCGGCGATCCCCTGCCCGAGACGCTCGATCAGCATGCCGGCGCCGTGGTCTTTGGCGGTCCGATGAGCGCCAATGATTCCGACGACTATATTCGCCGCGAGATCGACTGGATCGAAATTCCGCTCCGCGAGCAGCGGCCGTTCCTCGGCATCTGCCTTGGTGCCCAGATGCTGGCGATGCAGCTCGGCGCCCGCGTCGCGCCGCATGCCGATGCGCTGACCCAGATCGGCTACTACCCGATCCGGCCCACAGCCGCGGGCCACGCGCTCTGCCCGGCCTGGCCGGCCCAGGTCTATCACTGGCATCGCGAGGGATTCGAGCTGCCTGTCGGCGCCGAGCTGCTCGCAGAAGGCGACGATTTTCCGGTGCAGGCGTTCCGCGCCGGCAATGCCTTCGGCGTGCAGTTTCATCCTGACGTGACCTACGCGATGATGCATCGCTGGACCACGCGCGGCTATGACGGCTTCAGTGCGCCCGGTGCGCGGCAGCGACATCATCATTTCGCCGATCGTGCCGTATACGATGTCGCAGAGCGTGCCTGGCTCGACCATTTCATCGACGGCTGGCTGACGCGCCGGCCGGTGCTGGCGCAAGCCGCCGAGTAATCGCGTGCTCGCGCAGGTTCTCGCAGGTTCTTGGCGCAGGTCCTTGGCGCAAGTCTCTGCCTCTTTCCTGGATATGCTAGGCTCACCGCCAACGAGCGCGCGAACGCGCCGGAAAGCAAAGGGAGAGCGTCATGGCCTACGAGCACATTCTCTATGAGGTGAGCGACAAGATCGCGACCATCACGCTCAACCGTCCCGATCGCATGAATGCGTGGACGCCGACCATGGAGCGCGACGTGCGCCATGCGATGGAAGCGTCAAACGCCGATGACGATGTCCGCGTCATCGTGCTGACCGGCGCGGGCCGCGCCTTCTGCGCCGGCGCCGACATGGATGCGCTGAAGGGGCTCGACCCGATGACGTCCGGCGCGCGTCGAACCTGCCGCCGTTCGACATGAACCGGCGTCCGGACTGGCAGACGCGCTACGGGTTCTATCCGTCGATCAAGAAGCCTGTGATCGCCATGCTCAACGGCGCCACGGCCGGCATTGGGCTGGTGCACGCGCTCTATTGCGACCTGCGCTTTGCCGCCGACAACACGGTGTTCACGACGGCCTTCGCGCGGCGCGGCCTGATTGCCGAGCACGGCATCAGCTGGATGCTGCCGCGCATCGTCGGTCACGCCAACGCGATGGATCTGCTGCTCTCGGCGAGGCGCGTGCCGAGCGACGAGGCGTTGCGGATCGGCCTGGTGAACCGGCTCTGCCCGCCTGACAAGCTCCGCGAGGAGACCTATGCCTATGCGCGCGATCTCGCCGATTTCGTCTCGCCGAGCGCGATGGCCGTGATCAAGCGCCAGCTCTACGAGGTGCCGTTCCAGACGCTGGCGGAGGCAACGATCGAAGCCAACCGGGAGATGATGGTGGCGCTCGCCGGCAGCGATTTCCGGGAAGGCGTGGCGAGCTTCATGGAGAAGCGGCCGCCGAGGTTTACGGGGAGGTAGGGGGATTTCGGAGGGAGCCCGCCTTCGCCCTGCGGGCTTCGGCGAGGCAGCCTTCGCTAACTTCGCTGCGAGAGACTTCCCAAGGCTTGCCTAACCGTAGCTCGCGAAGCGAGCGAAGGCTGGTGGAGCCAGGCGGGATCGAACCGCCGACCTCGTCATTGCGAACGACGCGCTCTCCCAGCTGAGCTATGGCCCCTTTGTTGGCCGCTCTGGTAAACGCGACCGACAACCGGGCGCCATTTAAGTCCCCGCCAAGGTCAAGTCAAGGACGCGTGTCACCCGGTTTTAGCCATTCGGGGCGCGGACTTCCCTTGTTTGGGCGGGGGGGAACCGATATCTAGCAAAAGGCGTCAATCCCGACCGCAGCCAACGTTTTCAAAAGCCAGAGGCTTCAAAAGCCATGCGTGCCGTTCTCGACATCGTCATCATCGTGCTCGACCTCTACGTCTGGCTGCTGATCGCCTCCGCGATCCTGTCCTGGCTGATCGCCTTCAACGTCGTGAACACGCGCAACCAGTTCGTGTCGGCGGTGGCCGAGTTCCTGTACCGGATCACCGAGCCGGTGCTGGCGCCGATTCGCAACTTCCTGCCCAGTCTCGGCGGTCTCGACATCTCGCCGATCATCCTGATCCTGCTCATCATGTTCATCGAGCGGGTGATCCTGTACTACATCTACCCGAACGTGATCTGAGGGGGCTGGAGCCCTTGGTTGCGAACGAAGGTTGTAAGGAACCCTGGCGTTACTCGGCCGCAGGAATCAGCATCGCGCTGCGGGTGACGCCGCGCGGCGGTCGCGACGGCATCGACGGAATCGAGCAGCTGGCCGACGGCCGCAGCGTGCTCAAGGTGCGGGTGCGCGCCATCGCCGATGGCGGCGAGGCCAACAAGGCCGTTTTGGTCCTGCTGGCGAAATCGCTGGGCGTCCCCAAGGCCGGCGTAAAGCTCCTGTCCGGAGCTACCTCGCGGCTGAAGCAGATCGCGGTCGACGGCGATCCGGCACGGCTCGGCGAAGCCCTGCGCCAGCTCGTCTCGGCCCAATCGAAAGACTGAGGGAACTAACATGACCGCCAAGATTATCGATGGAAAAGTCATCGCCGCGGAACTTCGGGCCCGCGTCGCCGACGAGGTCGCCCGCGTCAGGCGCGAGCACAATCTGGTGCCGGGACTGGCGGTCGTGCTGGTCGGCAGCGACCCCGCCAGCGAGGTTTATGTCCGCTCCAAGCACACCCAGACCCAGGCCGCTGGCATGGCCTCGTTCGAGCACAAGCTGCCGGCCGACGTCTCGCAGGCGGAGCTTCTGGCGCTGGTCGCAAAGCTCAACCGCGATCCGGCCGTGCACGGCATTCTGGTGCAACTGCCGCTTCCGAAGGGGCTGAACACCGAAGCGGTCGTCAACGCCATCGACCCTGCCAAGGACGTCGACGGGCTGCATCCGAACAATGCCGGCCGGCTCGCCGGCGGTTTCGAAGCGCTGTCGCCCTGCACGCCGCTCGGCTGCATCATCCTGACCAAGAGCGTGCACGCCTCGCTGGAAGGCATGAACGCCATCGTCATCGGCCGCTCCAATCTGGTCGGCCGCCCGCTGGTGCAATTGCTGCTGAACGAGAACGCCACGGTGACGATCGCGCATTCGCGCTCGCGCGACCTGCCCGGCCTCGTGAAGCAGGCCGATCTCGTCTATGCCGCGGTCGGAAGACCTGAGATGGTGCGCGGCGACTGGCTCAAGCCGGGTGCGACCGTGATCGACGTTGGCATCAACCGCATACCCAAAGAAGACGGCAAGACGCGCCTCGTCGGCGACGTCGCCTATCAGGAAGCGCTTGGTGTTGCTGGCGCGATTACGCCGGTGCCGGGCGGCGTCGGTCAGATGACGGTGGCGTGCCTGCTGGTCAACACGCTGCGCGCGGCCTGTGCGATCGCCGAGCTACCGAAGCCGGCGGTGTAGCCAAACTCTCGTGCCCCGGACGCAGCGCAGCGTGAAACGATGCGCTGCAGAGCCGGGGCCTAGCGGCAGCATGGGTCCCGGCCCTGCGACGCGTCACACCGGACGATGCTACGCATCGCCGGGACATGCCGCATCGCGTCCGGGACACCAAAGCTCAGCCCTTCTTCTTCTTCTCGCGATCCATGCCTTCGAGGATCAGCTTGTGCGCGTCCTCCGGACCGCCCCAGCGCAGGATCTTGACCCATTTGCCCTTCTCGAGATCCTTGTAGTGCTCGAAGAAGTGCTGGATCTGCTGCAGCGTGATGTCGGGCAGGTCGGAGTACGACTTCACCTTGTCGTAGCGCTGCGTCAGCTTCGACGACGGCACCGCCAGAATCTTCTCGTCGCCGCCGGCTTCGTCTTCCATGAACAGCACGCCGACCGGGCGCACGCTCATGACCGCGCCGGGAATGATAGCGCGGGTGTTGATGATCAGGACGTCGCAGGGGTCGCCGTCATCCGACAAGGTGTGCGGGATGAAGCCGTAGTTACCGGGGTAACGCATCGGCGTGTAGAGGAAGCGGTCGACCACCAGCGTGCCGGCCTCCTTGTCCATCTCGTATTTGATCGGTTCGCCGCCCACGGGGACTTCGATGAGGACGTTGACTTCGTGAGGTACGTTCTTCCCGATCGAGATCGCATCGATACGCATTCAAGGCTCCGTTATTGCCGAGGATAAATCGCGCCCGGCAGCGATTTGGCGCTGTCATACGCGGGCTTGGCCCGCTGATCCATCGCGTTTTTGTGAAATAATGAATCCGGAAATCACCGGCTCAAAGGCAACGGTATCGACGGAAGGGAAACGCTGCCGCTGAGCTTTCAGCAGCTCAATTGGTCCAAGCGAAGGCAACCTTGTCGAGCGACTTCGGCCCGAACCGCTCCGAGGAGCGGGCCACCATACGGCCCCCCAGCGCCCGGTAGAACTCGGTCGCAGGATCGTTGTCCGAGAGCGCCCAGACCACCATGCTCTTCAGCCCGCTCTGCATCAGGTCGCGGCGGGCGGAGGCGAACAGGCGGCGGCCGAAGCCGAGGCCCTGGAATTCGGGGCGCAGGTACAGCTCGTAGATCTCGCCGTCGAAATGCAGGCTGCGGGCGCGGTTGCGGCCGTAATTGGCGTAGCCCGCGATCTTGTCGCCGAACACCAGCACGCTGACGCGGCTGCCCTTGCGGATCGCGCTGTCCCACCATTGCGGGCCGCGGCGGTTGATGAGCTTTTCCAGCTCGGCGCCGGGAATGATGCCCTGATAGGCGGAGCGCCAGGCTTCGTCATGAGTAGACGCCACCGCAGTTGCATCTGCAGCTTTGGCCGGCCGGACCTCGATCAGGGTTGTGCTCATGGGCGCAATCAAACCAAGTCGCCGCGCCGGCGGCAAGACCTATCGTTAATTATCGGTTAACGTGTGGACTTTGTGCATCAGTATCTGAACCATGTTGTACCGAAAAAAGACAGGACGCCGACTCGAATGGCACCGGCGTGCCGTGTGTCAGTGCAAAACTCCCTCTGCGGCAACGAATGAAGGGCGAGGGCCACGCAGAAAGTCCGCCCATAGTGATTCGTTCCTACTAGTGTGGCTGTCGCTGTTCGTGCTCGCCCTCGGCCATTCATGCGGCTTCTCAACATCTTCGCGCTTATGACTCTGCTGGCCTTGCTGACTGCGCCGCCTCTGTGCGCTCAGGTCACGTTTGGCCCATCGGGCGAGGAGGGCGAACCGTTTCGCCGACAAGAGTGGCGGGTGCCGTCGCCGGATACCGACATTGCTGCGCGTGCCCTGCTGTTTCGCCCTGCCGGGGCAGGTCCGTTCCGGCTGGCGGTCGTCGCACACGCCTCGACGCAGAATAGCTTGCGTCGAGCGCAAATGCCGCAGCCGGAATATCGTGCGCTCGCCGCCTATCTCGTCGGGCGCGGTTTTGCCGTTCTGGTGCCGGAGCGGCTGGGCCATGGCGTGACCGGCGGCCGCTATGTCGAGGACCAGGGCGGATGTGACGAGGCGGATTATGCGCGTTCGGGCCGTGCAACGGCCGAGGAAATCCGGCTCGCGCTGGAGTTCTTGCGCAAGCAGGATTTTATCCGCAAGGAGGCCGCCATCGTGATCGGCCATTCCGCCGGCGGCTGGGGTGCGCTGGCGCTCGCCAATGCCGATCCGAAGGCGATCGCCGCGATCACAGTATTTGCGCCAGGGCGCGGCGGCCATGCCAATGATGAGCCGAACCGGATCTGCGCGCCACACACGCTTCTTGCCGCCGCTGCAGAG includes:
- a CDS encoding SDR family NAD(P)-dependent oxidoreductase, translating into MAERVTLITGASAGIGAELARVFAANGHRLALTARRADRLEALANELAAKGGKKPMMIACDLQDLDAGETIAAALAAEGVELDHLVNNAGFGVFGDAIERDRDEQIGIVDVNVRALTDLSLRFADQLIRNKGGLLNVGSVAGFLPGPGMAVYYASKAYVISFTEALRAELAPRGVRVTVLCPGPVPTEFQARAGVGSGHDTALLNVSAAAVAQEAYRGLMANKRAVLPGLGIKIVPFALRFFPRGFILAATSRFQRQRH
- a CDS encoding glutamine amidotransferase; this translates as MSLRTDRFGSAEVVPFPRRTPGAVASETQLPVLIILHQESSTPGRVGNALRALGHRLDIRRPRFGDPLPETLDQHAGAVVFGGPMSANDSDDYIRREIDWIEIPLREQRPFLGICLGAQMLAMQLGARVAPHADALTQIGYYPIRPTAAGHALCPAWPAQVYHWHREGFELPVGAELLAEGDDFPVQAFRAGNAFGVQFHPDVTYAMMHRWTTRGYDGFSAPGARQRHHHFADRAVYDVAERAWLDHFIDGWLTRRPVLAQAAE
- a CDS encoding YggT family protein, with translation MRAVLDIVIIVLDLYVWLLIASAILSWLIAFNVVNTRNQFVSAVAEFLYRITEPVLAPIRNFLPSLGGLDISPIILILLIMFIERVILYYIYPNVI
- a CDS encoding DUF167 domain-containing protein; translation: MVANEGCKEPWRYSAAGISIALRVTPRGGRDGIDGIEQLADGRSVLKVRVRAIADGGEANKAVLVLLAKSLGVPKAGVKLLSGATSRLKQIAVDGDPARLGEALRQLVSAQSKD
- the folD gene encoding bifunctional methylenetetrahydrofolate dehydrogenase/methenyltetrahydrofolate cyclohydrolase FolD, translated to MTAKIIDGKVIAAELRARVADEVARVRREHNLVPGLAVVLVGSDPASEVYVRSKHTQTQAAGMASFEHKLPADVSQAELLALVAKLNRDPAVHGILVQLPLPKGLNTEAVVNAIDPAKDVDGLHPNNAGRLAGGFEALSPCTPLGCIILTKSVHASLEGMNAIVIGRSNLVGRPLVQLLLNENATVTIAHSRSRDLPGLVKQADLVYAAVGRPEMVRGDWLKPGATVIDVGINRIPKEDGKTRLVGDVAYQEALGVAGAITPVPGGVGQMTVACLLVNTLRAACAIAELPKPAV
- the ppa gene encoding inorganic diphosphatase, which produces MRIDAISIGKNVPHEVNVLIEVPVGGEPIKYEMDKEAGTLVVDRFLYTPMRYPGNYGFIPHTLSDDGDPCDVLIINTRAIIPGAVMSVRPVGVLFMEDEAGGDEKILAVPSSKLTQRYDKVKSYSDLPDITLQQIQHFFEHYKDLEKGKWVKILRWGGPEDAHKLILEGMDREKKKKG
- a CDS encoding GNAT family N-acetyltransferase, with translation MSTTLIEVRPAKAADATAVASTHDEAWRSAYQGIIPGAELEKLINRRGPQWWDSAIRKGSRVSVLVFGDKIAGYANYGRNRARSLHFDGEIYELYLRPEFQGLGFGRRLFASARRDLMQSGLKSMVVWALSDNDPATEFYRALGGRMVARSSERFGPKSLDKVAFAWTN
- a CDS encoding dienelactone hydrolase family protein, whose translation is MRLLNIFALMTLLALLTAPPLCAQVTFGPSGEEGEPFRRQEWRVPSPDTDIAARALLFRPAGAGPFRLAVVAHASTQNSLRRAQMPQPEYRALAAYLVGRGFAVLVPERLGHGVTGGRYVEDQGGCDEADYARSGRATAEEIRLALEFLRKQDFIRKEAAIVIGHSAGGWGALALANADPKAIAAITVFAPGRGGHANDEPNRICAPHTLLAAAAEFGKGARIPVTWLVATNDSYFSPAFSKGLADAFRGSGGKVDFHTLPAAGSEGHWMIESEAGVKAASGELVDALNKGRPTATKKP